The Salvelinus sp. IW2-2015 linkage group LG15, ASM291031v2, whole genome shotgun sequence genome includes a region encoding these proteins:
- the LOC111974223 gene encoding lysine-specific demethylase 2B isoform X2, translating into MALSLSADEEDYDSESEQQQEANRPKPKMGTSAAVKLPSNRSASGARRRRTRCRKCEACLRTECGECHFCKDMKKFGGPGRMKQSCIMRQCIAPVLPHTAVCVVCGEAGKEDTLEEEDKFNVMLMECSICNEIVHPNCLKVKDASGVVNDELPNCWECPKCNYAGKTGKQKRGPGFKYASNLPGSLLKEQKAVKEEGEATSTSTAKRKTEGGDISRHRPEEWEPLHRHPPVLTPSTLPRPRPADKLRKKRKLFDDDEEEDFSVRKKGKADEPLFPKLLHQIKTEEEDQEEEVDEEETDSLFWRGLERRDRLGDTEDWAEDGDGKDTKTNFPRPPLKTSVLDSDQSHCSSPQAGPSSEGGSEPQEKGPRPKARRKRRLPNKELSKALNQEIQKSEDCLANENRQPLKVEPESENEEPKRGFCIGSDLGGERPHLRTKEMNGTPWELRHFYPSQITPLGFNRSSPGTRPLPPRSPPKCVQMERHVIRPPPISPPPDRLPLVDGKTHAVQREVWMKLFGHFTHKELCVCMRVCKTWNRWCCDKRLWTNIDLNRCKSITPLMLSGIIRRQPLSLDLSWTNISKKQLSWLINRLPGLRVLLLSGCSWVAVSALCTSSCPLLRTLDVQWVEGLKDAQMRDLLSPPTDNRPGQLDNRCKLRNILDLRLAGLDITDASLRLIIRHMPVLSQLDLSYCNHINDHSVNLLTAAGTTTRDSLTEINLSVCNRVTDHSLTFFKRCGSICHIDLRYCKQVTKTACEQFIAEMSVSVQFGLKEDKLLQKLS; encoded by the exons ATGGCCTTGTCACTGAGTGCAGATGAAGAGGATTATGATTCMGAATCTGAACAG caACAGGAAGCCAACCGGCCAAAGCCCAAGATGGGGACTTCAGCAGCGGTCAAGCTGCCGTCCAATCGCAGTGCGTCTGGTGCCAGACGCAGGAGAACACGCTGCCGAAAGTGTGAGGCGTGCCTCCGAACTGAGTGTGGAGAATGTCACTTCTGTAAAGACATGAAGAAGTTTGGAGGACCTGGGCGCATGAAGCAGTCCTGTATCATGAGGCAGTGCATTGCA CCTGTCCTGCcccacacagctgtgtgtgtggtgtgcggagAAGCAGGGAAGGAGGACACattggaggaggaggacaagtTCAACGTCATGCTCATGGAGTGCTCCATCTGCAATGAGATTGTCCACCCCAACTGCTTAAAG GTAAAGGATGCTTCTGGCGTGGTGAACGATGAACTTCCTAACTGTTGGGAATGTCCCAAATGCAACTACGCTGGGAAAACCGGAAAA CAAAAAAGGGGACCAGGGTTCAAGTATGCGTCTAACCTCCCTGGCTCCCTGCTGAAGGAGCAGAAGGCAGTCAAGGAGGAGGGTGAGGCCACATCTACGTCTACAGCCAAGAGGAAGACTGAGGGGGGTGATATCTCAAGACACAGACCTGAGGAATGGGAGCCCCTCCACAGACACCCCCCTGTCCTGACCCCCAGCACCCTGCCTCGGCCCAGACCTGCGGACAaactgaggaagaagaggaagctcTTCGACGATGACGAGGAAGAGGACTTCAGTGTGAGGAAGAAG gGAAAGGCAGATGAACCTCTGTTCCCCAAACTCCTTCATCAGATCAAGACTGAGGAGGAAGaccaggaggaggaagtggatGAGGAGGAGACGGACTCTCTGTTCTGGCgaggcctggagaggagagatcGTTTAGGAGATACCGAGGACTGGGCAGAGGACGGGGATGgcaaagacacaaagacaaactTTCCAAGGCCTCCTCTCAAAACTTCTGTTCTAGACAGTGACCAGTCTCACTGCAGCTCTCCACAGGCTGGCCCCAGCAGCGAGGGTGGCAGTGAACCCCAGGAGAAGGGCCCACGCCCCAAAGCGCGCCGCAAACGCCGTTTGCCCAACAAGGAGCTGAGCAAAGCACTGAACCAGGAGATCCAAAAGAGTGAGGACTGCCTAGCCAATGAGAACCGCCAGCCCCTCAAGGTGGAGCCAGAGAGTGAGAATGAGGAGCCCAAGAGGGGCTTCTGCATCGGCAGTGACCTGGGAGGGGAGCGCCCCCACCTCCGGACCAAGGAAATGAACGGCACCCCCTGGGAGCTGCGCCACTTCTACCCCAGCCAGATCACCCCTCTGGGCTTCAACAGGAGCTCCCCTGGCACCCGGCCCCTGCCCCCACGCTCCCCACCCAAGTGTGTCCAAATGGAGCGCCACGTAATCCGGCCACCCCCCATCAGCCCCCCGCCGGACAGACTGCCCCTGGTGGACGGGAAGACCCATGCGGTGCAGCGAGAGGTCTGGATGAAGCTCTTTGGGCACTTCACACACAAGGAgctgtgtgtctgcatgcgtgtCTGCAAGACATGGAATAGATG GTGCTGTGATAAAAGACTGTGGACCAACATCGATCTGAACCGCTGTAAATCTATCACTCCCCTCATGCTGAGTGGCATCATCCGCAGACAGCCCCTCTCACTGGACCTCAGCTGGACCAACATCTCCAAGAAGCAGCTGAGCTGGCTAATAAACCGTTTACCAG GTCTGCGGGTGTTGCTGCTCTCAGGGTGCTCGTGGGTGGCTGTGTCTGCCCTCTGCACCTCTAGCTGCCCTCTGCTGCGCACCCTGGATGTGCAGTGGGTGGAAGGGCTCAAAGATGCCCAGATGAGGGACCTGCTCTCGCCCCCGACCGATAATAGACCAG GTCAGTTGGACAACCGCTGTAAACTGAGGAACATCCTGGACTTGCGTTTGGCTGGACTGGACATCACAGACGCCTCTCTGCGTCTGATTATCAGACATATGCCGGTACTTTCACAACTGGACCTGAGCTACTGCAACCACATCAACGACCATTCAGTCAACCTGCTGACGGCCGCAGGGACCACAACCAGAGACTCCCTCACAGAGATCAACCTGTCAG TTTGTAATAGGGTGACAGACCATTCCCTTACCTTCTTCAAGCGCTGTGGAAGCATCTGTCACATTGACCTGCGCTATTGCAAACAGGTGACCAAGACGGCTTGTGAACAGTTCATAGCAGAGATGTCCGTGAGTGTACAGTTTGGACTCAAAGAGGACAAATTGCTGCAGAAACTCAGCTAG
- the LOC111974223 gene encoding lysine-specific demethylase 2B isoform X1, whose product MALSLSADEEDYDSESEQQQEANRPKPKMGTSAAVKLPSNRSASGARRRRTRCRKCEACLRTECGECHFCKDMKKFGGPGRMKQSCIMRQCIAPVLPHTAVCVVCGEAGKEDTLEEEDKFNVMLMECSICNEIVHPNCLKVKDASGVVNDELPNCWECPKCNYAGKTGKVCKQKRGPGFKYASNLPGSLLKEQKAVKEEGEATSTSTAKRKTEGGDISRHRPEEWEPLHRHPPVLTPSTLPRPRPADKLRKKRKLFDDDEEEDFSVRKKGKADEPLFPKLLHQIKTEEEDQEEEVDEEETDSLFWRGLERRDRLGDTEDWAEDGDGKDTKTNFPRPPLKTSVLDSDQSHCSSPQAGPSSEGGSEPQEKGPRPKARRKRRLPNKELSKALNQEIQKSEDCLANENRQPLKVEPESENEEPKRGFCIGSDLGGERPHLRTKEMNGTPWELRHFYPSQITPLGFNRSSPGTRPLPPRSPPKCVQMERHVIRPPPISPPPDRLPLVDGKTHAVQREVWMKLFGHFTHKELCVCMRVCKTWNRWCCDKRLWTNIDLNRCKSITPLMLSGIIRRQPLSLDLSWTNISKKQLSWLINRLPGLRVLLLSGCSWVAVSALCTSSCPLLRTLDVQWVEGLKDAQMRDLLSPPTDNRPGQLDNRCKLRNILDLRLAGLDITDASLRLIIRHMPVLSQLDLSYCNHINDHSVNLLTAAGTTTRDSLTEINLSVCNRVTDHSLTFFKRCGSICHIDLRYCKQVTKTACEQFIAEMSVSVQFGLKEDKLLQKLS is encoded by the exons ATGGCCTTGTCACTGAGTGCAGATGAAGAGGATTATGATTCMGAATCTGAACAG caACAGGAAGCCAACCGGCCAAAGCCCAAGATGGGGACTTCAGCAGCGGTCAAGCTGCCGTCCAATCGCAGTGCGTCTGGTGCCAGACGCAGGAGAACACGCTGCCGAAAGTGTGAGGCGTGCCTCCGAACTGAGTGTGGAGAATGTCACTTCTGTAAAGACATGAAGAAGTTTGGAGGACCTGGGCGCATGAAGCAGTCCTGTATCATGAGGCAGTGCATTGCA CCTGTCCTGCcccacacagctgtgtgtgtggtgtgcggagAAGCAGGGAAGGAGGACACattggaggaggaggacaagtTCAACGTCATGCTCATGGAGTGCTCCATCTGCAATGAGATTGTCCACCCCAACTGCTTAAAG GTAAAGGATGCTTCTGGCGTGGTGAACGATGAACTTCCTAACTGTTGGGAATGTCCCAAATGCAACTACGCTGGGAAAACCGGAAAAGT CTGCAAGCAAAAAAGGGGACCAGGGTTCAAGTATGCGTCTAACCTCCCTGGCTCCCTGCTGAAGGAGCAGAAGGCAGTCAAGGAGGAGGGTGAGGCCACATCTACGTCTACAGCCAAGAGGAAGACTGAGGGGGGTGATATCTCAAGACACAGACCTGAGGAATGGGAGCCCCTCCACAGACACCCCCCTGTCCTGACCCCCAGCACCCTGCCTCGGCCCAGACCTGCGGACAaactgaggaagaagaggaagctcTTCGACGATGACGAGGAAGAGGACTTCAGTGTGAGGAAGAAG gGAAAGGCAGATGAACCTCTGTTCCCCAAACTCCTTCATCAGATCAAGACTGAGGAGGAAGaccaggaggaggaagtggatGAGGAGGAGACGGACTCTCTGTTCTGGCgaggcctggagaggagagatcGTTTAGGAGATACCGAGGACTGGGCAGAGGACGGGGATGgcaaagacacaaagacaaactTTCCAAGGCCTCCTCTCAAAACTTCTGTTCTAGACAGTGACCAGTCTCACTGCAGCTCTCCACAGGCTGGCCCCAGCAGCGAGGGTGGCAGTGAACCCCAGGAGAAGGGCCCACGCCCCAAAGCGCGCCGCAAACGCCGTTTGCCCAACAAGGAGCTGAGCAAAGCACTGAACCAGGAGATCCAAAAGAGTGAGGACTGCCTAGCCAATGAGAACCGCCAGCCCCTCAAGGTGGAGCCAGAGAGTGAGAATGAGGAGCCCAAGAGGGGCTTCTGCATCGGCAGTGACCTGGGAGGGGAGCGCCCCCACCTCCGGACCAAGGAAATGAACGGCACCCCCTGGGAGCTGCGCCACTTCTACCCCAGCCAGATCACCCCTCTGGGCTTCAACAGGAGCTCCCCTGGCACCCGGCCCCTGCCCCCACGCTCCCCACCCAAGTGTGTCCAAATGGAGCGCCACGTAATCCGGCCACCCCCCATCAGCCCCCCGCCGGACAGACTGCCCCTGGTGGACGGGAAGACCCATGCGGTGCAGCGAGAGGTCTGGATGAAGCTCTTTGGGCACTTCACACACAAGGAgctgtgtgtctgcatgcgtgtCTGCAAGACATGGAATAGATG GTGCTGTGATAAAAGACTGTGGACCAACATCGATCTGAACCGCTGTAAATCTATCACTCCCCTCATGCTGAGTGGCATCATCCGCAGACAGCCCCTCTCACTGGACCTCAGCTGGACCAACATCTCCAAGAAGCAGCTGAGCTGGCTAATAAACCGTTTACCAG GTCTGCGGGTGTTGCTGCTCTCAGGGTGCTCGTGGGTGGCTGTGTCTGCCCTCTGCACCTCTAGCTGCCCTCTGCTGCGCACCCTGGATGTGCAGTGGGTGGAAGGGCTCAAAGATGCCCAGATGAGGGACCTGCTCTCGCCCCCGACCGATAATAGACCAG GTCAGTTGGACAACCGCTGTAAACTGAGGAACATCCTGGACTTGCGTTTGGCTGGACTGGACATCACAGACGCCTCTCTGCGTCTGATTATCAGACATATGCCGGTACTTTCACAACTGGACCTGAGCTACTGCAACCACATCAACGACCATTCAGTCAACCTGCTGACGGCCGCAGGGACCACAACCAGAGACTCCCTCACAGAGATCAACCTGTCAG TTTGTAATAGGGTGACAGACCATTCCCTTACCTTCTTCAAGCGCTGTGGAAGCATCTGTCACATTGACCTGCGCTATTGCAAACAGGTGACCAAGACGGCTTGTGAACAGTTCATAGCAGAGATGTCCGTGAGTGTACAGTTTGGACTCAAAGAGGACAAATTGCTGCAGAAACTCAGCTAG
- the LOC111974223 gene encoding lysine-specific demethylase 2B isoform X3, with product MVKDASGVVNDELPNCWECPKCNYAGKTGKVCKQKRGPGFKYASNLPGSLLKEQKAVKEEGEATSTSTAKRKTEGGDISRHRPEEWEPLHRHPPVLTPSTLPRPRPADKLRKKRKLFDDDEEEDFSVRKKGKADEPLFPKLLHQIKTEEEDQEEEVDEEETDSLFWRGLERRDRLGDTEDWAEDGDGKDTKTNFPRPPLKTSVLDSDQSHCSSPQAGPSSEGGSEPQEKGPRPKARRKRRLPNKELSKALNQEIQKSEDCLANENRQPLKVEPESENEEPKRGFCIGSDLGGERPHLRTKEMNGTPWELRHFYPSQITPLGFNRSSPGTRPLPPRSPPKCVQMERHVIRPPPISPPPDRLPLVDGKTHAVQREVWMKLFGHFTHKELCVCMRVCKTWNRWCCDKRLWTNIDLNRCKSITPLMLSGIIRRQPLSLDLSWTNISKKQLSWLINRLPGLRVLLLSGCSWVAVSALCTSSCPLLRTLDVQWVEGLKDAQMRDLLSPPTDNRPGQLDNRCKLRNILDLRLAGLDITDASLRLIIRHMPVLSQLDLSYCNHINDHSVNLLTAAGTTTRDSLTEINLSVCNRVTDHSLTFFKRCGSICHIDLRYCKQVTKTACEQFIAEMSVSVQFGLKEDKLLQKLS from the exons ATG GTAAAGGATGCTTCTGGCGTGGTGAACGATGAACTTCCTAACTGTTGGGAATGTCCCAAATGCAACTACGCTGGGAAAACCGGAAAAGT CTGCAAGCAAAAAAGGGGACCAGGGTTCAAGTATGCGTCTAACCTCCCTGGCTCCCTGCTGAAGGAGCAGAAGGCAGTCAAGGAGGAGGGTGAGGCCACATCTACGTCTACAGCCAAGAGGAAGACTGAGGGGGGTGATATCTCAAGACACAGACCTGAGGAATGGGAGCCCCTCCACAGACACCCCCCTGTCCTGACCCCCAGCACCCTGCCTCGGCCCAGACCTGCGGACAaactgaggaagaagaggaagctcTTCGACGATGACGAGGAAGAGGACTTCAGTGTGAGGAAGAAG gGAAAGGCAGATGAACCTCTGTTCCCCAAACTCCTTCATCAGATCAAGACTGAGGAGGAAGaccaggaggaggaagtggatGAGGAGGAGACGGACTCTCTGTTCTGGCgaggcctggagaggagagatcGTTTAGGAGATACCGAGGACTGGGCAGAGGACGGGGATGgcaaagacacaaagacaaactTTCCAAGGCCTCCTCTCAAAACTTCTGTTCTAGACAGTGACCAGTCTCACTGCAGCTCTCCACAGGCTGGCCCCAGCAGCGAGGGTGGCAGTGAACCCCAGGAGAAGGGCCCACGCCCCAAAGCGCGCCGCAAACGCCGTTTGCCCAACAAGGAGCTGAGCAAAGCACTGAACCAGGAGATCCAAAAGAGTGAGGACTGCCTAGCCAATGAGAACCGCCAGCCCCTCAAGGTGGAGCCAGAGAGTGAGAATGAGGAGCCCAAGAGGGGCTTCTGCATCGGCAGTGACCTGGGAGGGGAGCGCCCCCACCTCCGGACCAAGGAAATGAACGGCACCCCCTGGGAGCTGCGCCACTTCTACCCCAGCCAGATCACCCCTCTGGGCTTCAACAGGAGCTCCCCTGGCACCCGGCCCCTGCCCCCACGCTCCCCACCCAAGTGTGTCCAAATGGAGCGCCACGTAATCCGGCCACCCCCCATCAGCCCCCCGCCGGACAGACTGCCCCTGGTGGACGGGAAGACCCATGCGGTGCAGCGAGAGGTCTGGATGAAGCTCTTTGGGCACTTCACACACAAGGAgctgtgtgtctgcatgcgtgtCTGCAAGACATGGAATAGATG GTGCTGTGATAAAAGACTGTGGACCAACATCGATCTGAACCGCTGTAAATCTATCACTCCCCTCATGCTGAGTGGCATCATCCGCAGACAGCCCCTCTCACTGGACCTCAGCTGGACCAACATCTCCAAGAAGCAGCTGAGCTGGCTAATAAACCGTTTACCAG GTCTGCGGGTGTTGCTGCTCTCAGGGTGCTCGTGGGTGGCTGTGTCTGCCCTCTGCACCTCTAGCTGCCCTCTGCTGCGCACCCTGGATGTGCAGTGGGTGGAAGGGCTCAAAGATGCCCAGATGAGGGACCTGCTCTCGCCCCCGACCGATAATAGACCAG GTCAGTTGGACAACCGCTGTAAACTGAGGAACATCCTGGACTTGCGTTTGGCTGGACTGGACATCACAGACGCCTCTCTGCGTCTGATTATCAGACATATGCCGGTACTTTCACAACTGGACCTGAGCTACTGCAACCACATCAACGACCATTCAGTCAACCTGCTGACGGCCGCAGGGACCACAACCAGAGACTCCCTCACAGAGATCAACCTGTCAG TTTGTAATAGGGTGACAGACCATTCCCTTACCTTCTTCAAGCGCTGTGGAAGCATCTGTCACATTGACCTGCGCTATTGCAAACAGGTGACCAAGACGGCTTGTGAACAGTTCATAGCAGAGATGTCCGTGAGTGTACAGTTTGGACTCAAAGAGGACAAATTGCTGCAGAAACTCAGCTAG
- the LOC111974514 gene encoding calcium release-activated calcium channel protein 1 produces the protein MSLNEHSLQALSWRKLYLSRAKLKATSRTSALLSGFAMVAMVEVQLEPDHVYPPGLLIAFSACTTVLVAVHLFALMISTCILPNLEAVSNVHNLNSVNESPHERMHRHIELAWAFSTVIGTLLFLTEVVLLCWVKFLPLRRPTDNGTISSGEAAAIASTSIMVPFGLVFIVFAVHFYRSLVSHKTDRQFQELEELSNITRLQNQLDHRAETTSLQPSSVHFP, from the exons ATGAGTTTGAACGAACACTCTTTGCAAGCTCTGTCATGGAGAAAACTTTACTTGAGTCGAGCAAAGCTGAAAGCTACGAGCAGAACTTCAGCTCTYCTGTCGGGTTTCGCGATG GTGGCTATGGTAGAGGTGCAGCTGGAGCCAGATCATGTGTATCCCCCAGGGCTGCTGATAGCCTTCAGCGCCTGCACCACTGTCCTAGTGGCAGTGCACCTCTTCGCCCTGATGATCAGCACCTGTATCCTGCCAAACCTGGAGGCCGTCAGCAACGTTCACAACTTAAACTCGGTCAACGAGTCACCCCATGAGCGCATGCACCGCCACATTGAGCTGGCCTGGGCCTTCTCCACTGTTATTGGTACCCTGCTCTTCCTGACCGAGGTGGTTCTGCTGTGCTGGGTCAAGTTCCTGCCCCTCAGGCGCCCCACTGATAATGGCACCATCAGTTCTGGTGAGGCGGCAGCCATTGCCTCCACCTCCATCATGGTGCCATTTGGATTGGTGTTCATCGTCTTCGCTGTGCACTTCTACCGCTCTCTGGTCAGTCACAAAACTGACCGTCAGTTtcaggagctggaggagctgtCCAATATCACCCGGCTGCAGAACCAGCTGGACCACAGGGCAGAGACGACCAGTCTGCAGCCCTCCTCTGTCCACTTCCCCTAA